A region of Solanum dulcamara chromosome 7, daSolDulc1.2, whole genome shotgun sequence DNA encodes the following proteins:
- the LOC129895171 gene encoding B3 domain-containing protein Os01g0905400-like codes for MECENEACDGCKKDCLLIHGKGVLSFFKVMIDKRFLQVLYFPPKFARSVSHLTDQETYLEDSNGQRWRVTVCNHNGSLSIRQGWPKFSSDHGLDVGDFLVFHYVPGQHFIVQIFGTSGCEKMKSCSDIGNGRKRARTYPEATIPAELFQTTDINSIKKKSKTSAESESEKVAYKPSIANFATNIDADTGKGQSVHSAIDVDESFCMIDRSSQYDQGDDRLCLHLSSFEMPASKPLAEGTNNPFKGHIGKDNHVETNLRSLTEPNLNVEIDNLNSEALLSKLETGITATNMVSSPAEDIPLPYPKYKKSNEASQFAREARLVKKEFEEITTEAFSPARAIHRGEYANGNEKVIKSEPADSGDTPSLNAVSYSCLLEIDGRDFLELPESWQKYFLQRAKQGRIIIYLRGPDKRIWPTFYHCRSGFNVLTCGWKQVTAVYGLNPGDECLFQLVNQPRRIFDVRKL; via the exons ATGGAATGCGAGAACGAAGCATGTGATGGGTGCAAGAAGGACTGCCTGTTGATTCATGGAAAAGGGgttctttctttctttaaagTAATGATTGACAAACGTTTCTTACAAGTTCTG TATTTCCCCCCAAAGTTTGCTCGATCAGTTTCACACCTGACTGATCAGGAAACTTATCTGGAGGACTCAAATGGACAGCGATGGAGGGTAACAGTGTGTAACCATAATGGTTCACTTTCTATCCGGCAGGGATGGCCTAAATTTTCATCAGACCATGGTCTGGATGTGGGCGACTTCTTGGTTTTCCACTATGTTCCAGGTCAGCACTTCATTGTTCAAATATTTGGAACAAGTGGTTGTGAAAAGATGAAGTCCTGCAGTGATATTGGCAACGGAAGAAAAAGAGCAAGGACTTACCCTGAAGCAACTATCCCGGCTGAGCTGTTTCAAACAACTGATATAAATTCAATCAAGAAAAAGAGTAAAACATCTGCTGAATCTGAGTCTGAAAAGGTCGCATACAAGCCAAGTATTGCCAACTTTGCAACAAACATTGATGCTGACACTGGGAAGGGACAATCAGTACATTCAGCTATAGATGTGGATGAATCATTTTGTATGATTGATAGAAGTTCTCAATATGATCAAGGAGATGACAGGTTGTGCTTGCATCTGTCAAGTTTTGAAATGCCAGCAAGCAAACCTCTTGCAGAAGGAACTAACAATCCTTTTAAAGGTCACATTGGAAAGGATAATCACGTTGAAACCAATTTAAGATCACTAACAGAACCAAATTTAAATGTTGAGATCGACAACTTGAATTCAGAAGCACTGTTGTCAAAGCTTGAGACTGGAATCACGGCAACCAATATGGTTAGTAGTCCAGCAGAGGATATTCCACTGCCGTATCCAAAATATAAGAAATCCAATGAAGCATCTCAGTTTG CTAGGGAAGCAAGACTAGTGAAGAAAGAATTTGAGGAGATAACAACAGAAGCATTTTCTCCTGCTAGAGCAATACACA GAGGAGAGTACGCAAATGGTAATgaaaaagtcatcaaaagtgAGCCTGCTGATTCAGGAGACACACCATCCCTTAATGCAGTGAGCTATTCATGTTTGCTGGAGATCGATGGCCGGGATTTTCTG GAATTACCAGAATCCTGGCAAAAATATTTTCTGCAAAGGGCAAAGCAAGGAAGGATAATTATTTATCTCCGAGGACCGGATAAAAGAATCTGGCCTACCTTTTATCATTGCAGATCAGGTTTTAATGTTTTGACATGTGGATGGAAACAAGTTACTGCAGTTTATGGCCTGAATCCAGGAGATGAATGCCTTTTTCAACTTGTAAATCAGCCGAGACGCATATTTGATGTACGCAAACTCTGA